AGGGTCTATATTGGCGAAGGGGATCGTGATGTTATCGATCATGTAAAACACAGGGTCGGTTTCAAGGACCTCAGCCATGGTTCCCAGCTAGAGCTTCCATACATGCTTGAGAAGATGGTGCTTCTTGATGAGCAGCGTTTTGTGGATTTCTTTAATGATGCACATCCTATTACCAATAGGTTGCACATGCTGGAGCTACTTCCGGGTATCGGAAAAAAACTCATGTGGGCTATTATCGATGAACGCAAGAAAGGTACTTTCACCAGCCTTAAAGAGCTTCATGGAAGGATAGGGGGCCTGCACTCGCCTGAAAAGATCATTTCCAATCGGATAATCGATGAGCTCAAGGATGATAATATCAAATACAGGCTCTTCACCATACCTCCCCGGCGTCCTAAACAGGAGTAAGGGTGAGCATATCCTTGGTCCATAACATACTGCGCCATTATGGCATATACGGAGGACAGCATGACCAACATTTTCTTGTGGATGAGGGAATACTGGACAGGATAGTTGAGTCTGCAGATATTGTTCCCGGGGAGGTGGTCCTTGAGATCGGTGCAGGTATAGGCAATCTGACTCAACGTCTTTTGCATCTGGCCGATAAAGTAGTGGCAATAGAGTTTGACCCAAAACTTGTGGCTGTATTGGAAGACAGGTTCAGGGGAAATGATAAACTCCACATCATCCATGGGGATGTTCTGAAGGTGGAATTTCCCATCTTTGATAAAGTGGTTGCTAACCTCCCCTATTCTATTTCTTCAGAAATAACCTTCAAGCTCTTTAAGCATGATTTTAAGCTAGGGATACTCATGTATCAATATGAGTTTGCCCAACGCATGATTGCAAAGCCCGGATCAGGTGATTATA
This DNA window, taken from Methanomethylovorans hollandica DSM 15978, encodes the following:
- a CDS encoding DUF655 domain-containing protein, with the translated sequence MLTRGKSPDREDYAWIIDYLPYGSSVDSKPSYQKKPLVQAVGEKHFVLMELVPKENTVPQIESRVYIGEGDRDVIDHVKHRVGFKDLSHGSQLELPYMLEKMVLLDEQRFVDFFNDAHPITNRLHMLELLPGIGKKLMWAIIDERKKGTFTSLKELHGRIGGLHSPEKIISNRIIDELKDDNIKYRLFTIPPRRPKQE
- the rsmA gene encoding 16S rRNA (adenine(1518)-N(6)/adenine(1519)-N(6))-dimethyltransferase RsmA, producing the protein MSISLVHNILRHYGIYGGQHDQHFLVDEGILDRIVESADIVPGEVVLEIGAGIGNLTQRLLHLADKVVAIEFDPKLVAVLEDRFRGNDKLHIIHGDVLKVEFPIFDKVVANLPYSISSEITFKLFKHDFKLGILMYQYEFAQRMIAKPGSGDYSRLTVNTAYFADASIIMKVPKGVFSPPPQVESAVVKVCPRPAPFTVTDKDFFLRFVTAIFNKRRKKIKNSIVESNHMLGISNVKQVVSGLPEELMELRPENLDPAQLAALSNMILAMHQES